A window of the Bacteroidia bacterium genome harbors these coding sequences:
- a CDS encoding nucleotide pyrophosphohydrolase: MTIRDSQQIVDDWIKKHGVRYFNELTNLALLTEEVGELARIIARKYGEQSAKNNEDNLQMADEMADILFVLICLANQTGVDLEDAFKNNLLKKTNRDATRHKENKKLF, from the coding sequence ATGACAATTAGAGATTCACAACAAATTGTTGACGATTGGATAAAAAAACATGGTGTCCGTTATTTCAATGAGTTAACCAACCTTGCATTACTGACAGAAGAAGTTGGTGAATTAGCAAGAATAATTGCAAGGAAGTACGGTGAGCAGTCAGCAAAAAACAATGAAGACAATTTGCAGATGGCAGATGAAATGGCAGATATATTATTTGTTTTGATTTGTTTGGCTAACCAAACCGGGGTTGATTTAGAAGATGCTTTTAAAAATAATTTATTAAAGAAAACTAATCGTGACGCAACACGACACAAAGAGAATAAGAAACTGTTTTAG